Within the Xiphophorus couchianus chromosome 17, X_couchianus-1.0, whole genome shotgun sequence genome, the region GCTGCTGAAGCCCGACTCCGGGTCGTCGGTCTCCGCGAAGTACACGGCGCTGGAGAAGAGGATGACCCcgatgaagaggaagaagatgaggagGCCCAGTTCCCGCATGCTGGCCTGCAGCGTCTTCCCCAGGATCTGCAGCCCCTTGGAGTGCCGTGAGAGCTTGAAGATGCGGAAGACCCGGACCAGGCGGATGACCCTTAGTATGGCCAGCGACATGGCCTGCTGGCCGTTGCCCTGGTGCTCCGCCAGCTCCAGCCCCAGCGTGATGAAGTAGGGCATGATGGCCACGATGTCGATGGTGTTCATGATGTTCTTGAAGAAGGCGGGCTTGCTGGGGCAGGCGAGGAACCGGACCAGCAGCTCGAAGGAGAACCAGATGATGCAGAGCGTCTCCACAATGAAGAATGGGTCCGTGAACGGGTTCTGTGGCTCGGCGCCCGCGGTGCCGTTTGTCGGAATCATCCCATCAAAGATCCGGGCCTCCTCCCTGAACTCGGGTAAGGTCTCCAAGCAGAAGATGACGATGGAGATGAGGATGACCAGCACAGAGACGATGGCGATGCCCCGAGCGGGTCCGGAGCTCTCGGGGTACTCGAACAGGAGCCAGACCTGCCGCTGGAACTCGTTCTCAGGCAGCGGCCGCTCCTCCTCCTTGATGAACCCTTCATCCTCCTTAAAGTTCTCGATTACCTCCTCCCCCAGCTCATAGAACTTGATCTCCTCCATGAAGATGTCCACCGGCACGTTGACGGGTCTCCGGAGCCGTCCGCCAGACTGGTAGTAGTACAGGATGGCATCGAAGCTGGGTCGGTTCCGGTCAAAGAAGTACTCGTTCCTGAGCGGATCGAAGAACCGCATCCTTTTGCGCGGGTCCCCCAGCAGAGTGGCGGGGAACTGGGCCAGGGTCTTCAGCTGCGTCTCGAAGCGCAGCCCGGAGATGTTGATGACCACCCGCTCGCAGCACTCCTGGTTGTCGGCTCGCTCCGGGTCGTACACATCCTGGGCGGACAGCGCGGCCAGTGCCACCGTCTCATCCAGGTTCTCCCCGGGCACCACGGTCATGCTGCTGGTGCCCCCCGCCCCCGCCCCGCTTCACCTTTCCAGTCCAGGCGCTGCTGTAGTCTGGACTGTGGGCTCGGCTGTCACATTCGCTGCATTTTAAGCAGGCTTTGCCCTCCCCGAGCTGACGTGTGTGCACGCTCCCTCACtgaggaggaaataaaaacacacatgcaagCACATATGCTCGAGATTAATCTGATTTCATGACCATAAATGAGTCACAATTGagaaaaaactgtattttccgACATAAAGTGTCGTGCGTAATGAACCTGTTGGTTCAAGGTTATCACATGGGTCGCTGTTTACGCTCCAAAAAATAACCATGCATCTTGAGGAATAAACCTCCAAAAATGGAAGAGAtttcatgcaaacatttttttgaaaaaatccCGCAGAAATCCTCAACGATCCCCCGCTAAATGAATACCTGTGGCTCGGTGCGTCACGCGTCCATCCTTGAGTCGTTCGCTGAAAGGAAAACGGGCACCGCAATGTCACGCAGCGAGCCGAAACCTGCTGACGTTTCCTCAAGCTGCCCGCTCATGTGTGCGCCGCTGCGGGCGTGCGGCGCCGTGCGTGAGAACGGGGAACAACACAGCTGTGCAACAAGTtcatagagagagagagagggaagaaagCGAGCTGGATGATGGAAAGAAGTTTCTGGGCTGCAACTAAAACCGGTGACGTGTTGTCCGAAAATAACTGGATTTCTCTCAGGGCTGCAGGAAAACTTTCTTTTCCCATGGATTGACCCCGAGGAGGGGGGGAGTCATTcagaaaataactgaagaaaCGAGCAGAAGCAGGAACAGAGACACAAACGGCATCAAGTTCATTTTAATACAGATACTGCCACTGCAAAAGGTTTTACACCCTTGAAACTTTTACACATGCTGTCAGACTTGAATGCATCATGTTAGATTTTAATCTGAACTATGTGGCTAATTAGTGTTAGTGTAGCTTATGTTACTggatatatacatataaatctgtataaatataaatctgtagtatcttttattgttttccagtTTGGGGTTTTGTCTGGAAaagagtttggaaaaaaaaatttatttccaggttttattcagaatcacactgtaaatagttttcttctttccttccctctatctatctatctatctatctatctatctatctatctatctatctatctatctatctatctatctatctatctatctatctatctatctatctatctgtctgtctgtctgtctgtctgtctgtctgtctgtctgtctgtcatctAGGTTTCCCTTCATGTTTTCCCTCCTACTTTTCCTCCCTTCCTCCCTGTAAATTTCAGTTTAAACCCTTTAGGAGTCACATTTAACTCATCATCAGGGTTTGCGTCTCACATTGGGGATAAAATATTTCCCAAATACGACACAAGGCTCTGTACCATTTTCTGTAATGgtacagaaaattatttatgcTTTTGTGTCGCGGCACCTACTACTGTCTACTAGCATTACAACTATTACTATTGTAATGCTCTTTTTACCAGTCTGGTCAAATCACCGGGTTCCATATTCACTACATTTCATTTTGGAATtggttttaaagtttcttttctcAAGTGCAGAGCTTTAAATGCTACCTTGCAAAAATCTCAAGGTTTCACCTATCTACAATTAGGGacttaaattcttaaaaaagaaGTAAGTTCACcttaaatacatacattttgtcttgacaggactatttaatcttgtatatattatgtttgttttttttcatgggaCTTTTCTGTCTGGAAAAAGTTCGAGTTGCACTCAGATATCTGCATTGCGTTTTTTGACTCGAGACAAGTGAAGCTACCGCTAACTCAATGCTAGCATACCCTTGCTAATTAGCGAACTAGCTAACTAACTCAGCTTCTATCATGtgtaaattaaaaagtattttcacatttttatggaGATATAAGTCTTTAATTCCATTCATAATGATCCTTAAactcttaaaaagtcttaaatttgagttggtgaaatcTGCAGAAACTTCACTGAAACCAAAACCAATGAGGAGTCTGTTAAAGCCAGACGGAAAACCAAAACTGAGAGTTTTCGCTGGTTGCTCCGGCTGCTTATTAGCTCCTTTATACCTTTTGGAAACTTCAAGGGAATTTGGTGCAGCAACCTGTCTTCCTGTTTCCAAGTCCACTTTAAAATCTTTCTTACTCATCCTCTCTCCGTGTGTCTGTCTCATTACTCCGACCCAAATCGTTTGACTCATGGTGAAATCCCAACCCCAGCTGGCTGCAGCCACTGCAGCAACACACCGGCTCATTCCCAGCATCCTGTGAGCTCATCGCCAGcaacatcaacacacacacacacacacacacagacacagacacagacacacacacacgtgccaGCTGGCCGTTTGAAACATTTCCCTCCACATGTTGGTGAAACATCACTCCGGTCCATCATTCCTGATGGACTCCAGCTCAGACAATGTTTCAGGTCGCTGGGAAACGATAAACATCTGGATTAAACCTTAAAGGGGCAACTCTTAACaccaagtcaagtttatttgtgttgcacatTTTTGCAGTTCAAGTGCtatacatcataaaaacataaaattaaagagTCATAAAAACGTCATACAGTCATCAATCTGAGAAAACTTCAtgaaaatcatcaatacacatcaaatatgttgatcagtgttccatttattatggttcaaaagcagctctaaacaggtgggtgctctgtgtttcagctgttttgcagttatctggaagtttgttccagatttgtggtgcatagaagctgaatgcagcTTCTCCATGCGGCTTCTTCCAGACCTGAGaagtctggaaggttgctaagctgttcagtgatttatagagtaataaaagtattttaaagtctactGGAAGCTCTCTCAGACTGGGCCGATGTTCTCTGTCttcctggttctagtcagaactccagcagcagagttttggatctgattgtttttttaggcagacctgtcaCAGTAATCAGTGCGACTAACtataaatgcatggatgagtctctctagatcttgctgcaACATTAGTCCTTCAaccctggaaatgttcttcaggtgacagaaggctgattttgtaactgtctttatgcgTCTGTGAAGGTTCAAACCCAGAGTTTGGGCCTGATCTCTAGGTTCtagtaataactgaagctgagCCATGACTCTTGATTATTCCTCGTTCTGTCCACAGATAAGACCTGAActcgttttatttttgtgatttatcataattttgGCCTCTTTAAAGTTTATGGGACACTCCAACACAGTCACCTCGTCTTCAGGTTGTTCCTGGACTGTTTCACCCACCTCtgggattaaaatattaaatctgcCCCTTTTCATATCcaaacagagcagagaggacTTTCCCAGCCTGAAAAAGTTATCCTTGTCACCATAATGGATGTTAGAGAGCCGGAGGTTTGAACTATGCTGTTCTGGGTGACTTAGAGGAGTTGGGTTTGAAAAATGGTCAGAAGCTTGTTGTGTTTATTCTGCAGAACTCCAGCTTATGTAGGATGAAGGTTCAGCTGTGCCACAGccacattttattaatatttaggCAGAATTTGAAGGTTCGTTCATGATTTCTCAGGGTAAGATAAGTGCTGCTTTCTTGGTCTTTCATAAAAAGCTGCTTTAATTCAAACAGACTTCCAGATTTACTTTAGAAAACGTCGTCAACAGAGATGTTGAGCAATAATTCAGGAGTGTCAGGAGCAGATGCTGACTGCTGTGAAGACGCTTCATACATGAGACTGAATTAGCGTGAAATAGAATTAGGACATGAATGACTTGAACACTGGACGTAAAGTGGGACACCTCCCCACTGGTGAAATCCCACACTCCAGTGTAAATGAGCCGCCGCAGCTGAGCGGTTTCCCTCgttttgatttcatttaaactCTGCTGACAGACACTGATCTGGGATCAGCTACTTCATAATCAAATCAGGTAAAATTAGAGAAGAATGTTTACAGACTTTTAGGCTTTGTGGTTTGAAGGAATCTTCCccaggaaaacaaaacttgttGTAAGGTCAGacgtttctgttgttttttttaaggtttgtatcaaacaaataaatcataaaaacagcacacaaataagtctttttaaatttacattacatttatagAATATTATAGTTCTACATTAAACTCCTCATCATTTCATTCTGCTTAGTTCCCTTGTTTTAATcccattcaaaatattttgattttgttaattttcctCCATGATAGGTAAAATGCAGTACTCAAATAGGGCTAAGATAATTTGCATTTATTCATGAGTTAACTATGGATATGTTTTTCCacataaagcaaacatttatgtTATCAGTCTGGCTTTATGGTAGTTAAAAAGCTGGAGAGGCTGAATACACGACCCTGTGGAACTCCAGCATTAATaattataacaaataaaaaagtttatgttttatttacaaactgAACGTTGTTAGAAAACAATAATCACAGTAGGGAATAACAACGTTCTCCATTAACAAATGTTTACTCCAAGTTATCTGCTtgtaatctgtaaaaataataatagtaatgaaaaaataatttaaccaaGATGCACACAGACCTTGAGTAAAATCTGATACAGTCCCGGTTTGTTACACTGATTCACCATACATGGCCCCTGGTATCTACAACATCACAAAAAGAGTTTTCCTATCATAGAAACCAAATATGGATATAAGTGTTAtcgaaaaattatattttttattttcagtataaTCCATACTGAGGTCAGAGTCTGCTGTCCTGTGAAGTTTAAAGTTTCTCTGTTCAGTATCAGTAACTCAGGCCTGCAGGAGGATTTCCTGTTATCACAGCTGTGTTTAGAAAAACTTTGTCTCTTCTGGTGTTAAGGTTCAATTGAAGCCACTGACTGTTGGGTCAGTTGGTCTCTCTAAAGTTGCCCTTAGGTGTGAGTTTGTGCGTATGTGATGAACTGATGACCTTTCCAGGaagtaccccgcctctcgcccaatgactgctggagatagtCGCCAGCCCCTCATGTTCCTGCAGAGGAtaagacaatggatggatgggcatCTCAACTGCAGTTCCAGATATTTCAGTTTAGTTCATAGCAGCAACAAACATTATAGAACAGGAAGCTGTTAGGATCCTGTGTTGTTTTAAGGTTTGTTTATTCTGTATTccttagtttttctttattagatTAGTTTATTCcctattttactttagttcagtcTTTCCTTCATGATTCTGGTTTATTATGTTCCTTAGGTTTAGTTATTCTTTagttcttctctttctctctcctcacacctgcaatcCGTTTCTAATCAGCCATCTGCTCCTTGTTCAGTAATCAACCTTCCCAGTTTATATTCAACTCATTCTCAGTTACTGGTTCCTCCTGGGTAAACCGTCTCTTCCCTGGTTTACTCTGCTCATGTTTTCCCttggatttatgtttttgttcttctctgGCTCCCTacgttctttgttttttgtaagttctgatcatttttttattaaaacattcctCATCTACCAcctctgcatttgggtccaccaTCAAACACAGGCATCATGACAGAAGCATAAAGACttccaaaaactaaaaattgcTTTTCCTCTGCTATCTAAGGTTTACTTTAACTTGTGGATGAATCTCAGTTTCAAGTGTTTTTTCCTCTCAACATCTGTGCAGCTGTGGCGCAGCAGTAAACTGGTTTTCCTTGTTTGCTTTCTGGACACATCTGCAGGTGAAGGTGACCTCAGCGCTCACCAAGGAATCGCTCCTTTCCACTGGGACACATTAGGAAATTACCCAGGTCACCCACAGACTGCCGGCATGCAGAGAGATGACATATTTTCCTGCTGCATCAGGTAACATTTGAGGTTCAGTTGTGTAGATTTTTCTGGGTTCAGATCTGCATCATTTTACCAATCGGTCAAAGCTGTTCCGATCAATCCATCCAGTCTTTATCAATGAAAAGGatcatgttttctgtctggTCGTCCTCACCTTCAGCCCTGCTGTTTCTGCAAATCCCTGAAATAAATCAGTGTGTGCTGCTGTTATAAAAAGCTTCCTCACACGTGCAGCCGTGACCTCTCTCCCGACTCCGTTAGCACGGCCGGTGAAGCCATCAGACCAGCGCGTGCGCCATCGTATAAAATCACAACCGATGGAAACAGCGCTGCGGCGTAACGGCGGGCTCGTTAGAATGCGTGGCGAAGATTGTAATCACACGCTCAATGCGCTCATGATTCACTGTCAGGGTGTCATTACCGTGTTTTCAAGaggaagcagcacaaacaatgACTGCGCCTCAGCTTCCTGCCTTAATGGAGGCGATTATTCATGTGAGGAGTTGCAGGTTTGAAGACGGGTTTTTCAGAGACCAAATGAGACGCCGTCGACCTCAGGAACTGAAGGTTTTCCACACAAACAGACATTTGGATCATGTTTGTTCCTGTTCCTGAAAGGATGAATATGAATTTTGctttgggttgtttttcttgtttcactttaaaaacgTAATCTAAAGTGGTTCTGAGTGGGTCgtgaaaaaacccaacatattttaatattaactgATGAAaaccttaaaggggcagtaataTGTCATTTCTAGgcacattttatagcataataaAGTAACTGTGTTGCTTTCAttggttataaaaatgctgcatatatcaaatatgatttaaaagaaatttgacattgtaatttaacgccatgagattgggtctctgtctctttaaaaagctccgtctctttttgaaactccaccttcaggaagtcatcataatctggctcctctattaaccctttaacaacatttataccagcgttgctctgagatgtagctcctataatgagctcatcAAATGCTCAGTTAccccaggtgtttgctaattgctcctggctagtctgaaggagctgagtgggggaggagctacgtctcaaaggcggagctaagtCCACCTAGacattttgcacaactgaatggcTGCAGtgaagattaaaggatttctcaaacatgcctgaaaaaatcaaagcagcactccaggtttgtttcggatgagggaaaaatgtaaataatatgatgtaaagctaaaaaaaatagattttacattttactgcccctttaaaagtaTTGACATGTTGATCGACCTGCTTCTCCTCTATCCTTgataatatttttccattaaaaaagatTATTGAAGACAGTATATTGCGGGCTGTCGGTTGACAATTTTTGCTCAATGACACATAAGAGCAACTCTGACgctttcagtgtttcagcagttttgcagttttctggcagaaTTACTTAGAAAATCTCATATTTTctatgttgttatttttgttgttggattTTGCTATCAGGCAAAAGTTTCAGTCGGACACAAATATATCTGTGACTGGAGGCGGCTAATgctactgctaactagctgctaataaacccttgttagctagctagctagcttacTAGAGGGTTCTGTCTTTTTGTGTCTGTCTTGCCACTGACTCACGTTTGATGCTACATCCATTATGTGCAAAAAGGCACTACTTATgaaatatacaatattttttggaaatttctgaCATGATGTAGGTTTTAAATgtcattcataatggtcttaaaaagtctaaaatctGAGTAAACactgataaaacagaaaattaaaatgcgaaaaataaagatttaaggTTTCTTCATTTAAGTTCTGCAAACTTTCAGATCTGTGAACTCTGTCGTcgttttatatttacttttggATCGCTGTCTGCTAATTGGCTCTCTGCTTGGTTCCTATTTGTTGTTTGGAAACCGAGCACTTCCTGGTTCCCTCCCTCCGTCGTCACATTGAGCCAAACGTCAATAACCTTCATGCACCGCCACACGTGCCCGGCTCTAATGTGACTAATGTGGGAGGGGTCGCGCGTTGGATGGCAGGCCGGGCAGTCGGGGGGCTTCggattcctgctgctgctgcactaaaacaaacaatgaacGTCCTGGAAAGCCAGCTCTTATTTTTAGGGTCTGACTGGGTTTTACGTAACGGGTCATCACAGCAAGAATAGCTCCATCAATCACTGGAGCGGCAGCATCCGAACGCTCTGGGAACGCTGGGATCAGACAGACGAGACCAACATGGAGGCCCCTGGTGTGAAATTAGGGCTgggcgagtaataaaaagtcgcatttaccgtcataaataagtgcaaatattgcaaatatttccaaattagtaccacaaaaactttgattttcatTGCAAACAATTCACAAAAATCGTAAAAttctggaggaactgaaaagatgttcagtaatattatttaattttaagaaatggaTTTAAGAAACTGTTTTAAGCAGGTTTTGTcaattctggcacaaccggccctctAAGAgaattcatgatcttgatttggcccaaaacgaaaagGAGTTTGACGCCCTGTCATATATTATGGGAAAAATCTCTTATGATCatttaaataatctgctagggcaacttgtacttttttaacaatgttttggatttattgacttaaaccagctcccatatcttgctgaaaagttactttgagTTGGTTTTGTCTAGTTTGAAGGGTTCTGAAGTATTTGaaatagaaacaacaacaaatggtaagattttgtgtttttgcagctcaAGTTAACCAAAAACACCTCTGAGTGAAATCTACAGACCATAAAGAAGAACAGAAGTTGATAATTGACAGATTGAATGATTCGTAGCAGCGTGCGGTGAGCTGCAGGATGGGTCCTTGTTTGACTCAGTTCTGGTTTTATCTGCGGGCTTCAGGCGGCCGCAGCAGGACGCTGCAAGGTGAGCTGAAATAAAGCGCTGCTGCTGACCTGAGTGGTTATTATTCACCCTGCATGGGGGTAAAAGAGCTGCCTGACGCCGCTGCTGCCCCCGTCATCACCTTCACATACATCATCCCGCTTTCACATTAGCGGAGCAGTTAAAGGTAATTCCAGCGCTGCATCACGGCCGCAGCGGCTAACTGAGGCCGGCTTATCGCCTCCGTCTCCTGCCGCCgagcaggaagaagaaataaggtccaaaggaaaattaattcTCAGCCTCGCTCCCTCAGgtggcgaggaagaggaggaggtgttTTCCTACCGTGCCAGACTGCCGGTATCCGTGGCAACCTGGGGCGGACCTCCCTGGGATGGATGCTGAGTGGCAAAGATTGACCTGTCACATCCCATCACAGCCAGGATGTTTCTGCtttcagctcagaaacaaacagagcgTAAAAACACGCTCCTCTggcatttaaaaactttaactttacaTTTGTGATTTCTGTTATATTCCTGTTAGACTGGGATGCACCGATACCTGAGGTTTATtatcggccgataccgatacagaaaaacagctgaactgacttaaaacatttcattttttaaactcaggacgtaaatgtactgaattataaatttatttgcTAACTGTCTTGGGAAAGCAAAGTGTCTTAAGTCAGAGGCTTCTTGAAAtccactgtaatacagactgctacaggagatctttcctgccaacagccatcactgtCTACAATAACTTTGATTGGAATATCCTaactaattttctttaaaataatttaaggaaATGAGAAGTTTTACATTTAGACTTGTTTGATGTTTTAGCCATATTTTACTAGTCTGTGGTTATGGTGAACAAAAGGATTTAATTACTAAAAGAATCATGAATGAGTCAAATATtaccacattttaaaaattaatctggTCAATAATTCTCCTTTTATGAGATAAAAGTTTATTCattctgcttttaattaatgttttccaATAGGAAAtattagcaacattttaataactcttattttattaataattattgtcAATAGTGCAAGATAATCTAAACTAAgcaatgtaaaataattaaactgaaattgACAAGAACAATGGGtttgtcaaacatgtaaaaataaactgagacaaacatttgaaatggttcagaaagtgcaattataaattctaaaaatataatttaaaatagatACTAAGCACAAAGCGTAGAATCAGACTGAACAGATTGGCCCTTACGGATCGGCcacattgtttgtgttttttttattctgctgtatGACCGCTCTTGGCttcttgtttttgattaatttgttaCCGTGGTAACGTAAAATGCCGCCGGAGGTAGCAGCACTACGCGATGCAGCCAAGCGGAGTTTTTATCCGCgctctgaaatgtttcagagatGAAAAATAACAGTTTCCTCTGCTGCACTGAAAGCGTCACCATCCTAACGTTGTTCTGTTgtctcagtttttaaaatataaaacattaatttagctgtttttgtaCTTGAAACTCCCAGCTAttaaatagaagaagaagatatgaatatttttctttgtttctgctgaaaGTTGGTGCAGAACAAACAGGAAAGAAGGTAATTATTGCAATTACCCGCAGTGAGATGACCCCAGTCAGAGGCAATTATAAAGAGGTAGTAGACACATAAACCTCTGATCACAACTGCACTGAGTATTTCCTCTGCGCAGCGCGCAGGTCCTTTAATGTCACTTCTGAACAGTTTTCCTcattaacagttttatttgacCAGATTTTTCCATCTCCTGCTGCATTCATGCTCTAGGAAAAACTGTTGATTTTAACCCTGTTTGTTGCTTTCCttttaaatagttggaaaaACAGTTGTGACCTGCTTTTTCACGAGGAAAAATCTCAACCTATCCATCCGTCCgtgtggcttttatttctttccattCTCCAGAGTCGGTGTTTTCTGGAATCGGCTCTACAGCTGCAAATCTTTTGGGTTTTTAACAACTTTACACATCGAGAAACTGAAATTCAgttctttcttctttgcaaagtaattcaaactcagtcagattaagTGAATAACATATAAAAACCAATTTTACCAATCAGATATTGGCAGAGTTGGGTTGCATTTActccaggggtgtcaaactcatttctg harbors:
- the LOC114161159 gene encoding shaker-related potassium channel tsha2 — protein: MTVVPGENLDETVALAALSAQDVYDPERADNQECCERVVINISGLRFETQLKTLAQFPATLLGDPRKRMRFFDPLRNEYFFDRNRPSFDAILYYYQSGGRLRRPVNVPVDIFMEEIKFYELGEEVIENFKEDEGFIKEEERPLPENEFQRQVWLLFEYPESSGPARGIAIVSVLVILISIVIFCLETLPEFREEARIFDGMIPTNGTAGAEPQNPFTDPFFIVETLCIIWFSFELLVRFLACPSKPAFFKNIMNTIDIVAIMPYFITLGLELAEHQGNGQQAMSLAILRVIRLVRVFRIFKLSRHSKGLQILGKTLQASMRELGLLIFFLFIGVILFSSAVYFAETDDPESGFSSIPDAFWWAVVSMTTVGYGDMCPVTIGGKIVGSLCAIAGVLTIALPVPVIVSNFNYFYHRETEHEEQFQYTHVTCGQQQAPFGEFKRSDSRPSLSKSDYPDSEDADSVKYTNCSPHKAYGGKLTDV